The nucleotide window AGTTTCTTAGATTCGCCTGAAGTAGCAGTGAATACGTTTGTACCTTTTCTTAATAAAACCTTACCAGAGAAATGATAAACGTCATTTTTATCCCAAGGAGGGACTACGATGAGTAAAATATCTTGACCCATAACTTTTTTTGGTATTAATTTTATTATAGGTGAAGGGTCAATATTATCTTTAACACAATTTTGAAGTGGTTGATCCATCTGTTGACTTGTTTTATCAGTCCCTGATATTGCTCCATCATCATCCACACCATATAATATAATCCCCCCCATTTTAGTATTAAGCATAGCAGCAATTTCTTTTGTAAGTTTTTTAACTTCAGTTCCAGCAGCCTTAAATTCATAGAGTTGGTTTTCTCCTGATTTACATATATCAAGAATACCAGTCTCAAAAGGAACACTTATTGTAGTTATTCTTTTATTTTCTTTTGTAATTTTTTTCTTGAGATGTTGTTTCAACTGTTTTTGTTTTTTAATAGGATTTTCAAAATATGAAATTGAAATTTGTTTAGCTAAAGGTATTTTTTCATAAATAATTGAATTATTCTTCTGCAACTGCTTACCTCCTACATCTTTCTTCGGTTTGATAAGCCCTATATCTTTTATCTTCTGTAAATCATTAAGTGTTGGAACCAAAGGCTTCCCTACTTTTTTTGCAATATCTTTTGCACTCTGTCGTCCATTAATTTGTTTGTATACTTCAAGTCTTTTGGGTGCATTATTGAAAATAAATCTTCCTCTTACAATAATCTCTTGGAGTTCCATTTTATTTAGTTTCTTTCTTTTTGGCCTTATGGTCCCAAGTTTTTAATGTACCTTTAGCAATTCCAGTTAATTCGCTTATTTCTCTATATGTAAAACCAAGAGATTTGAGAATTTTAGCTTGAACTTTATCTTCTTCTCCATTGATATGCTGTATTTCTTTTTTTAACATCTTGTTTTAATCTATCATAAAGAGGTTTACCCTTATAATAATACTTTTCATCAACCTTAATTTTTAAAAGATCTTTAATTTTTTTAGTTAATTTTATTTCTTTTGGAAATGAGAATTTATCAGCGACTTCTTCGTCTAAAAAACCAACAATCAAAATTCTTTCACGATTTTGTGGCAAATCACCATGAATCATGCTATTAACTATTTTTGACTTCACAAAATAACCTGCTTCTTTAAGGGTTTCTTTAATAATTTTGAAAGTTTTTCCATTATCATGGGTCTTAAGATTTTTAACATTTTCTAAAAAAATTACTTTGGGTCTTTTTTGTTCTATAATTTCTACAATACGAAAGAACAAATTACCTCTTCCTTTAGAATCTTTAAAACCTTGTCTATGACCTGCAATACTAAAAGGTTGGCATGGAAATCCCGCTAATAGAATATCAAAATCAGGAATAGAATCAATATCAACTTTGTTAATATCTTCAATTATTAAAGGTGAATTATCAAAGTTTAAATCAAATGTTTCTTTACAAGCAGGCTCAAAATCATTAGAAAATACAGTATTAAATCCAGCATTTTCAAATCCTAATCTTATTCCTCCAATTCCCGCAAATAAATCTATACACCTCATGATATTACTTAATATAATTAATTCATATATAAATCTTACGAGAGAGCATGTCTAATGGCAAGTGGCTAAAAATCTCCCTAAATAAATATCAAACAAAAAAGGAATAATAACTGTTGGCAAATGCCAAACCCGTTCTAACAACCCATTTCTAACATTTCAGGCATTCTAACTATCCCATTTGCCACTTGCCATCCTCGCGTGAGATATATAAACAACCTAGTCCATCTAATATTGTTGGTTATAAACCCCAACAAATTAAAGAAAGCAGTTTTTTTGCTTTCAATAAACGAGGTGATTAAAATCGACTTAAGCAATAAAACAATTAAAAATTTATTTTACAATCAAATTAAAGGATTAACTATAAGATCTATAGAAGATTCATTTGATTTACAGTTTTCTGGCACCAACCCTTTGTAAAACACCTCCCCCTTCTGAATAAGAAGGGGTGCTCTTTCTATATTATATTCTAAACAACATAAAGTTTTTTAAACAAAAAAAACATACATATAGGTATGGAGATAATAAATAGAGATGAATACAACCTAAAAAAGGACCAATTTTTAGAAAGAATAGAACAAGGCGCTGTATTTATCTATCCAACAGACACGATCTATGGTATAGGATCAAGTGCCCTAAACCAAGAAGCAGTAAGAACAATAAGAAAAGCAAAAAACAGAAGGAAAATGCCTTTCTCTATTATTGCGCCTTCTAAAAAATGGATAAGAAAAAACTGTGAAGTAAGTGAAGAAGCAGAAAAATGGATAAGAAAACTCCCAGGACAATTTACATTAATCCTAAAACTAAAAACACCAAATGCAGTTGATAAAGCAGTAAACAAAAGATTAAACACATTGGGTGTTAGAATACCAAAACACTGGACAAGTGAGATTGCAAAAGACTTAGACATACCAATTGTAACAACATCTGCAAATGTCGCAGGAAGAGAATTTATGACATCTATAGATGATTTAGATAATAGAATAAAATCTAAAACAGATTTTATGATTAATGTTGGAGAAATCAAAGGAAAACCTTCTAAACTAATAGACCTGACAAAAAAAGGTTTTGAAATAAAAGAAAGATAATTCTCTATCCATAAACACTTGAAGAGAATAAAGGTTCTCTTAACCTTCTAAATTCTGCACGGCTCATAATCATAAAATGACCTTCAATATCTGAAAAACGGCTATGTCTTGCAGGACCATCTTCTAAATGACCTTCTTTAAAAGGATGGAATTTCATCTTATGTTTAAGAGGAGGCATTTCTGTTGTTGCACATCTTAAACTTCCTCCCCTTCTATTATGTTCTTCTAATGGAACCGGTGTAGGAAGAATTTTATATCCAATTTGTTCTAATATTCCCATGGTTTGTTCTGCTCTGCAGTCAACAACCATATGATCTCCAAGTTCTATAAAACCAATAGCAGCATATTTTGCTTCATCCATAGGAAGAGTTATTAATTCATAACCAAATTCTTTAGCCAATTCTGTACCTATAGGAACTAGTAAAGAAGTATCCCATGTAAACAAAGTTCTTTTAAAATTACCAAGATTATAATAAGGATCTATATGATTAGAATATGAAGCATAATATTCACTATATCCACTTACAGGAATCTCTCCGAATTCCCTAATCCCTGCAAGTATATTTATATATATTGCTCTTTCAACACCCAACACCCGCTGGGTTTCTTTTCTTGCAGAAGGAATCCCATTGTCATCACCAATCATAAATCCATCTCCTATTAAATAAGCCCCTCCATGCCATGCATAATTAGTACAATCTCTCTCTTGTCTAGGGTCTCTACGATTAATTTCAGTAAATGTTTCATCATCATGAAAAAATAACCTGTCTCTTGCCCAAGGTACTTGAGTTAAGATTGTATTTACTCCATTTTCCTGTATCATCTTTGCAAGAGGATAACTTTCTCTTGCCAATCCTGGAGTTGTAAATCCATGAGAAAGGACTAATTCATGATTACAATATTGTATTTTTGATTCTATGTTATCCATTTTAATTTTCTCTCAGAATAAGATTCTGAGGTATCAACACCTCTAAAATTAAGATTTATTAAGAATATTTAAAGTTTTTTATATTATCTTTTAAAGAAAGATAATTTTTTAAACAAGAGCGTCTTTTTCTCTATTATGCCTGAAAAGAAACTAAGGATTTTAGCAGCAGGAGACATTCATGGAGATGTTGACCTAGCTGAAAAACTAGCAAAAAAAGCAAAAAAAGAACATGTTGATTTAGTTGTTTTATGTGGAGATATAACCTATGCAGATCAATCAACAGCTAATTTGATTAAACCTTTCAAAAAACTGCATGAAAAAGTTCTACTAATACCAGGAAATCACGAGCCTGTTGCAACAGCAGATTTCCTAGCTGAATTTTATGAAATAAAAAACATTCATGGCTATTCTGTTAAGTATAAAGACGTAGGAATATTTGGAGCAGGGGGAGCAAACATAGGTTTATTCCAACTAAAAGAAAAAGAAATTTACGATTTACTAAAAAAAGGATTTGACAAGATAAAATATCTAAAAAAGAATATAATGGTAACTCATGTCCATCCTTCTGGAACAAAGATGGAAAAATTTACAAAGATATTTCCAGGATCAGAAGGTGTAAAAAGAGCAGTAGAAAAACTAAAACCAGATATATTACTCTGCAGTCATGTGCATGAAGCAGAAGGCATAGAAGAAAAAATAGGCAAGACAAAAGTTATTAATGTTGGTAGAAGAGGAAAAATAATAGAAATCTAACCTTTACAAACACCCATAGGCTCTAATCTAACAACTTTAGGAGAAATTCCAGACTTATCAACACTTTCTATAACATCTGAAACATTTTTATAAGCTTCAGGGGCTTCTTCAGATAAAATTTTAGGATGAGTTGATTTTGCAATTATACCACGAGAAGCTAATCCTTTACGAATATCTTCTCCATCAAACTTTCTTATTGCGGCATGCCTTGACATAGAACGTCCAGCACCATGACAAGTACTTCCAAATGTCTTTTCCATAGCTTTAGAACTTCCTTTACAAATAAAAGAAGCAGTTCCCATTGAGCCTGCAACTAAAACAGGATTTCCAGGAAAAGCTCTTGTAGCGCCTTTTCTATGAACATAAACCTCTTTTTCAACACCATCAACTAAATGCTTCTCTAATTTAACAACATTATGACATAATCCATAGATAGTATGCATATCCATCTCCTGCCAAGTTCTACCAAATACCTTTTCAAAAGTTTCCCTTATCCATTGCGTCATAACAAGGCGATTTGTAAAAGAATAATTAACAGCGCACTTCATTGCTTTAAAATAATCCTGACCTTCTGAAGAATTTACAGGAGCACAAGCCAATTGTCTATCAGCTAATTTAATCTTATACTTTTGAACAGCTTTTTCCTGAATTCTCAAATAATCTGTAGCAACCTGGTGACCTAAACCTCTAGAACCGCAATGAAGCATAATAACTACTTGATT belongs to Candidatus Woesearchaeota archaeon B3_Woes and includes:
- a CDS encoding DNA (cytosine-5-)-methyltransferase, translated to MRCIDLFAGIGGIRLGFENAGFNTVFSNDFEPACKETFDLNFDNSPLIIEDINKVDIDSIPDFDILLAGFPCQPFSIAGHRQGFKDSKGRGNLFFRIVEIIEQKRPKVIFLENVKNLKTHDNGKTFKIIKETLKEAGYFVKSKIVNSMIHGDLPQNRERILIVGFLDEEVADKFSFPKEIKLTKKIKDLLKIKVDEKYYYKGKPLYDRLKQDVKKRNTAYQWRRR
- a CDS encoding threonylcarbamoyl-AMP synthase yields the protein MEIINRDEYNLKKDQFLERIEQGAVFIYPTDTIYGIGSSALNQEAVRTIRKAKNRRKMPFSIIAPSKKWIRKNCEVSEEAEKWIRKLPGQFTLILKLKTPNAVDKAVNKRLNTLGVRIPKHWTSEIAKDLDIPIVTTSANVAGREFMTSIDDLDNRIKSKTDFMINVGEIKGKPSKLIDLTKKGFEIKER
- a CDS encoding RNA-splicing ligase RtcB, with the protein product MKEKLKKLNEFEWQLPREGSMNVNGLVIGNKAIIDELEDGTVGQIMNVTQMPGVIDPVVALSDAHFGYGLPMGSVAAFDAVDGVISAGLCGFDINCGINSIRTNLTYDEVNSKMEELITELFKTIPCGVGSKGKLRLSDSELDEVLVKGCKWAVENGYGVKEDLASLEENGCMSGADPSKVSDLAKKRGKPQLGTLGAGNHFLEIQKVSDIYDKEFASKLGITDKNQVVIMLHCGSRGLGHQVATDYLRIQEKAVQKYKIKLADRQLACAPVNSSEGQDYFKAMKCAVNYSFTNRLVMTQWIRETFEKVFGRTWQEMDMHTIYGLCHNVVKLEKHLVDGVEKEVYVHRKGATRAFPGNPVLVAGSMGTASFICKGSSKAMEKTFGSTCHGAGRSMSRHAAIRKFDGEDIRKGLASRGIIAKSTHPKILSEEAPEAYKNVSDVIESVDKSGISPKVVRLEPMGVCKG